The following are encoded together in the Methylorubrum sp. B1-46 genome:
- a CDS encoding major royal jelly family protein, translated as MTNRLARRTLLTGVAAAAFAPAMAVRSGLAQPATGPFGALELVVAARAPTTPTGLTLSTEGRMFLFMPRFDEKTVFTAGEVFPDGRVVPYPSEAANRPDPARPAETLFHVPNGVFDRTNRLWLLDAGLMASSGEPVPGAAKLVCIDPATNAIVRTIPLQSVVTKTSSLNDLRVDVRPGREAAYITDQGQTGEGALIAVDLVSGRAVRRLAAHASTRSVDGILKIVEGRVLMKREADGTTSPIKGGVNGIALSPDGARLYYTPLMSRRLYAVETAALLDARKDDAAVAATVMDLGEKGLTGGLIADSRDRIYLSLQEFNGIGRRDPDGRIEVLATDRRLIWPDTFWITGDGWLYLSSAQANRRPEHNGGIDRQEPPYAIFRMRIDAGPA; from the coding sequence ATGACGAACCGACTCGCGCGCCGGACGCTGCTGACCGGCGTCGCCGCTGCCGCCTTCGCGCCGGCGATGGCGGTGCGCTCGGGTCTGGCGCAACCGGCGACCGGTCCGTTCGGCGCCCTCGAACTCGTCGTCGCCGCGCGGGCGCCGACGACGCCGACCGGACTGACGCTCTCCACCGAGGGCCGGATGTTCCTGTTCATGCCGCGCTTCGACGAGAAGACGGTGTTCACGGCGGGCGAGGTGTTTCCGGACGGGCGGGTCGTGCCCTATCCGAGCGAGGCGGCGAACCGACCCGATCCGGCGCGGCCCGCAGAGACGTTGTTCCACGTCCCCAACGGCGTGTTCGACCGGACAAACCGCCTCTGGCTGCTCGACGCCGGGCTGATGGCCTCCTCCGGCGAGCCGGTCCCGGGTGCGGCCAAGCTCGTTTGCATCGATCCGGCAACGAACGCGATCGTGCGCACGATCCCGCTGCAATCGGTCGTGACGAAGACCTCCTCGCTGAACGACCTGCGGGTCGATGTGCGGCCGGGGCGCGAGGCGGCCTACATCACCGATCAGGGCCAGACCGGCGAGGGCGCGCTGATCGCCGTCGATCTCGTGAGCGGACGGGCCGTACGCCGGCTCGCGGCGCATGCCAGCACGCGATCCGTCGACGGTATCCTGAAGATCGTCGAGGGCCGGGTGCTGATGAAGCGCGAGGCCGACGGCACGACGAGCCCGATCAAGGGCGGTGTCAACGGCATCGCGCTGAGCCCGGACGGTGCGCGGCTGTACTACACGCCGCTGATGAGCCGGCGCCTCTATGCGGTCGAGACCGCCGCCCTCCTCGATGCCCGCAAGGACGACGCCGCCGTGGCGGCGACGGTGATGGATCTCGGTGAGAAGGGCCTGACCGGCGGTCTCATCGCCGATTCCCGCGATCGGATCTACCTGAGCCTGCAAGAATTCAACGGCATCGGCCGACGCGATCCGGACGGTCGGATCGAGGTCCTCGCCACGGATCGGCGGCTGATCTGGCCCGACACGTTCTGGATCACCGGCGACGGCTGGCTCTACCTGTCGTCCGCCCAGGCCAACCGCCGCCCGGAGCACAACGGCGGCATCGACCGGCAGGAGCCGCCCTACGCGATCTTCCGCATGCGGATCGACGCGGGGCCGGCGTGA
- a CDS encoding GatB/YqeY domain-containing protein, whose translation MLRARITAEMKEAMKAGEKQKLSTVRMIQAALKDRDIAARGEGKGETSEEEILALLQKMIKQRQEAAGVYEQGGRPELAESERAEAEIIQTFLPQQLDEAETRAAIADAIAETGAESPKDMGKVIGALKGKYTGRMDFGRASALVKDALAAK comes from the coding sequence ATGCTGCGCGCGCGCATCACCGCCGAGATGAAGGAGGCCATGAAGGCCGGCGAGAAGCAGAAGCTCTCGACGGTGCGCATGATCCAGGCGGCGCTCAAGGACCGCGACATCGCTGCGCGCGGCGAGGGCAAGGGCGAGACGAGCGAGGAGGAGATCCTCGCGCTGCTGCAGAAGATGATCAAGCAGCGCCAGGAGGCCGCGGGCGTCTACGAGCAGGGCGGTCGCCCCGAACTCGCCGAGAGCGAGCGCGCCGAGGCCGAGATCATCCAGACCTTCCTGCCGCAGCAACTCGACGAGGCCGAGACCCGCGCGGCGATCGCCGACGCCATCGCCGAGACGGGTGCCGAGAGCCCGAAGGACATGGGCAAGGTGATCGGCGCGCTGAAGGGCAAGTATACCGGCCGCATGGATTTCGGCCGCGCGAGCGCCCTGGTGAAGGACGCGTTGGCAGCAAAATAG
- the carA gene encoding glutamine-hydrolyzing carbamoyl-phosphate synthase small subunit, which translates to MLQDEPATLRADPARTNPAPKAPEPWSEPLVTALLVLADGTVLEGFGIGQTGVADGEVCFNTAMTGYQEILTDPSYAGQIVTFTFPHIGNVGTNDEDLESLEAAPASGVRGAVIASAVTKPSNWRSSSHLDGWLKARGIVGITGIDTRALTALIRDRGMPNAVIANDPGGQFDREALKARAAALAPMEGLDLVPPVTSRETTAWTETVWAVKGGYGSRAPGQGLKVVAIDYGVKRNILRLLAEAGCDVTVVPATTKAEDILALKPDGVFLSNGPGDPAATGEYAVPVIRKLLDERVPTFGICLGHQLMGLALGGRTVKMGQGHHGANHPVKDHTTGKVEIVSMNHGFAVDPKSLPETAVETHVSLFDGSNCGLSLTDRPAFSVQHHPEASPGPRDSHYLFERFVKLMRENRPKTVA; encoded by the coding sequence ATGCTGCAAGACGAACCCGCGACCCTGCGCGCCGATCCCGCGCGCACGAACCCGGCGCCCAAGGCCCCCGAGCCCTGGAGCGAGCCGCTGGTGACGGCCCTGCTCGTGCTCGCCGACGGCACCGTGCTCGAAGGCTTCGGCATCGGCCAGACCGGGGTTGCCGACGGCGAGGTCTGCTTCAATACGGCGATGACGGGCTATCAGGAGATCCTGACCGACCCGTCCTATGCCGGGCAGATCGTCACCTTCACCTTCCCGCATATCGGCAATGTCGGCACCAACGACGAGGATCTCGAGAGCCTCGAGGCGGCACCGGCCTCCGGTGTGCGCGGCGCGGTGATCGCTTCGGCGGTGACGAAGCCGTCGAACTGGCGCTCCTCCTCGCATCTCGACGGCTGGCTCAAGGCCCGGGGCATCGTCGGCATCACCGGCATCGACACCCGCGCCCTGACCGCGCTGATCCGCGATCGCGGCATGCCCAATGCCGTCATCGCCAACGATCCCGGCGGACAATTCGACCGCGAGGCGCTGAAGGCCCGCGCCGCCGCGCTCGCGCCGATGGAGGGCCTCGACCTCGTGCCGCCGGTGACCTCCCGCGAGACCACGGCCTGGACCGAGACCGTCTGGGCGGTGAAGGGCGGCTACGGCTCGCGCGCGCCGGGCCAGGGCCTCAAGGTCGTGGCCATCGATTACGGCGTGAAGCGCAACATTCTGCGCCTGCTGGCGGAAGCCGGCTGCGATGTCACCGTGGTGCCCGCCACGACCAAGGCCGAGGACATCTTGGCGCTGAAGCCGGACGGCGTGTTCCTCTCCAACGGCCCCGGCGACCCGGCCGCCACCGGCGAATACGCCGTGCCGGTGATCCGCAAGCTGCTCGACGAGCGGGTGCCGACCTTCGGCATCTGCCTCGGCCACCAGTTGATGGGCCTCGCGCTCGGCGGGCGCACGGTGAAGATGGGCCAGGGCCACCACGGCGCGAACCATCCGGTGAAGGATCACACCACCGGCAAGGTCGAGATCGTTTCGATGAACCACGGCTTCGCGGTCGATCCGAAAAGCCTGCCCGAGACAGCGGTCGAGACCCACGTCTCGCTGTTCGACGGCTCGAACTGCGGGCTCTCGCTCACCGACCGCCCGGCCTTCTCGGTGCAGCACCACCCGGAGGCCTCTCCGGGCCCCCGCGACAGCCACTACCTGTTCGAGCGCTTCGTGAAGCTGATGCGCGAGAACCGGCCCAAGACAGTGGCGTAA
- a CDS encoding type II toxin-antitoxin system RelE/ParE family toxin, producing the protein MADVVRRPLARQDLLDLWDYIADRDETAADGVLDRIEAVLAMLANHPEAGRLRAELSDDLRSFPVGSSVLFYCPRQSGIELVRVLSGYRDIGREDFDT; encoded by the coding sequence GTGGCTGACGTCGTTCGTCGGCCCCTTGCGCGGCAGGATCTCCTCGATCTGTGGGATTACATCGCCGATAGGGATGAGACCGCAGCCGACGGTGTCCTCGATCGAATCGAGGCTGTCTTGGCAATGCTGGCCAATCATCCCGAGGCCGGGCGACTTCGGGCTGAGTTGTCCGACGATCTGCGGAGCTTCCCCGTGGGAAGCTCCGTGCTGTTCTACTGTCCGAGACAGTCAGGAATTGAACTTGTCCGCGTCCTCAGCGGGTACCGCGATATCGGGCGCGAGGATTTCGACACGTGA
- a CDS encoding type II toxin-antitoxin system ParD family antitoxin → MASSYTLGDHYERFVRSLVASGRYASASEVVRDGLRLMEEREQTRLAKLEALRRDIQDGLDSGPAEPLDMDAIKAEARARRRAGRTNAARG, encoded by the coding sequence ATGGCATCGAGCTACACGTTGGGAGACCATTACGAGCGATTCGTGAGGAGCCTTGTCGCCAGCGGCCGCTACGCTTCCGCGAGTGAAGTCGTGCGTGATGGTCTGCGGCTGATGGAGGAGCGCGAGCAGACGCGTCTCGCCAAGCTGGAAGCCTTGCGTCGGGACATTCAGGACGGGCTCGATAGCGGTCCGGCGGAACCGCTCGATATGGATGCCATCAAGGCCGAAGCCCGCGCTCGGCGACGCGCCGGAAGGACAAACGCTGCGCGTGGCTGA
- a CDS encoding heparinase II/III family protein: protein MDQIDQRAGATASEADDGALGATLLLPALARYAGGAGPGGGEGLHRITSNNRFSRVGLSFSDLAPGTWACLQFGLAFADDEEAALAVDAIAAGFDFLAADGSSLDLDHVPGLARSLLDPQVAWIPGPSLVDAEPFRIAFRVPDQASGVSVTLRSWKNSRDVVITEPVLRPGPPDLVPGPRRRPLAGDGMKLTYVLAEELALVLRGQIYAARVDEHAARVRLLYRDRAGTEIAPPYADAVSVPGLGAVINLSAQPQARRFTLALRPPPGAAAVELDFGVWEDAPEAADVELIGLLELALEDDFRLESLCDDDLLDAPAFLARLADRLGLPEGVPAAWLAGSGAEAATILVRARALRDGPDRSARIEGDGVILSLAGLPDWTLPAAPDWSEDPFRSVAWRLAYQSLSWLLPLAALPGGGMRARSLAAAWSRANPWGQPADGLSLHPAALAPRGGVLARLIAEEDEPARAETAAEAARHGFALAEIVGQNTLARALHGLQAAAALFALARALPGFAFAAHWDRLARDSLAHGFDALLPEDGAFAEASPVRRLDLLSLGQAIAAALGETEPGPTIRRRVEAALPGVAGLLDPGGRLPPFGDAPAGLDHAAWIARLTAQDRDLVAERDAASAPQGRTAGLLALRHDGPERGWGHFALTYAAQSPHGHRDCTSFTFATGARRWIVEGGGAEGVEVGPARHHLLSARAHNVAVPDGRETVAGSGLLTAHVALDGAEALRLATTVHGPDYAHARLFLVLDDLSGMAVVDRFARPGRALSFEGRLHLAPDTLVALASPRRALAQGEGRRLDVFAVPLKGQPAGLEAAIGRNDRPGAMQGFCATGTGGLRPVPVLRYAFTGRDTVCGGVVLAGDAAAEQRLVRLLAEDAVRRLVEG from the coding sequence CGCCGGGCCGGGGGGAGGCGAGGGGCTGCACCGCATCACCTCCAACAATCGCTTCTCGCGGGTGGGATTGAGTTTTTCCGATCTCGCTCCCGGCACCTGGGCCTGCCTGCAATTCGGCCTCGCCTTCGCGGACGACGAGGAGGCGGCGCTCGCCGTCGATGCTATCGCCGCCGGCTTCGACTTCCTGGCAGCGGACGGCTCCAGCCTCGACCTCGATCACGTGCCGGGGCTCGCCCGCAGCCTGCTCGACCCGCAGGTCGCCTGGATTCCGGGACCGTCGCTCGTCGATGCCGAACCCTTCCGGATCGCCTTCCGCGTGCCCGATCAGGCGAGCGGCGTCAGCGTCACCCTGCGCTCGTGGAAGAACAGCCGCGACGTCGTCATCACCGAACCGGTGCTGCGCCCCGGTCCGCCTGATCTCGTGCCGGGACCGCGTCGGCGCCCGCTGGCCGGCGACGGGATGAAGCTGACTTATGTCCTGGCCGAGGAGCTTGCCCTGGTGCTGCGCGGGCAGATCTACGCGGCGCGCGTCGACGAGCATGCCGCCCGCGTGCGGCTCCTCTACCGGGACCGGGCGGGCACGGAGATCGCGCCGCCCTACGCCGACGCGGTCTCCGTGCCGGGGCTCGGGGCGGTCATCAACCTCTCGGCCCAGCCGCAGGCCCGTCGCTTCACCCTGGCCCTGCGCCCGCCGCCCGGTGCCGCCGCGGTCGAACTGGATTTCGGCGTCTGGGAAGACGCGCCGGAGGCGGCCGATGTCGAACTGATCGGTTTGCTTGAACTGGCGCTCGAGGACGATTTCCGCCTCGAGAGCCTGTGCGACGACGACCTTCTCGATGCGCCGGCCTTCCTCGCTCGCCTCGCCGACCGGCTCGGCCTGCCCGAGGGGGTGCCCGCCGCGTGGCTGGCGGGCTCCGGCGCGGAAGCCGCGACGATCCTCGTCCGAGCCCGCGCGCTGCGCGACGGACCGGACCGGAGCGCGCGCATCGAGGGCGACGGAGTGATCCTGAGCCTTGCCGGTCTGCCCGACTGGACCCTGCCCGCGGCGCCCGATTGGAGCGAGGACCCGTTTCGCTCGGTGGCGTGGCGCCTCGCCTACCAATCTCTGTCCTGGCTGCTGCCGCTCGCCGCGCTTCCCGGAGGCGGGATGCGCGCGCGCAGCCTCGCCGCGGCGTGGTCGCGGGCCAATCCCTGGGGTCAGCCGGCGGACGGGTTGAGCCTGCACCCGGCGGCACTCGCGCCCCGCGGCGGCGTGCTCGCGCGCCTCATCGCGGAGGAGGACGAGCCCGCCCGTGCCGAGACTGCGGCAGAGGCCGCGAGGCACGGCTTCGCACTGGCCGAGATCGTCGGGCAGAACACCCTGGCCCGCGCCCTGCACGGCCTTCAGGCGGCGGCTGCCCTTTTCGCGCTCGCGCGGGCGCTTCCCGGCTTCGCCTTCGCCGCGCATTGGGACAGGCTCGCCCGCGACAGTCTCGCCCACGGCTTCGACGCGCTCCTTCCCGAAGACGGGGCCTTCGCCGAAGCCTCACCGGTGCGGCGCCTCGATCTTCTGAGTCTCGGGCAAGCGATCGCTGCGGCGCTGGGCGAGACCGAGCCCGGTCCGACGATCCGCCGCCGTGTCGAGGCGGCGCTGCCTGGGGTGGCCGGGCTGCTCGATCCGGGCGGACGGCTACCGCCCTTCGGCGACGCGCCCGCCGGCCTCGACCATGCCGCCTGGATCGCCCGACTGACAGCGCAGGACCGCGATCTCGTGGCGGAGCGCGACGCGGCCTCGGCTCCGCAGGGCCGCACCGCCGGCCTGCTCGCCCTGCGCCACGACGGGCCGGAGCGCGGCTGGGGCCATTTCGCCCTCACCTACGCGGCGCAGTCGCCGCACGGGCACCGCGACTGCACCTCCTTCACCTTCGCCACCGGCGCGCGGCGCTGGATCGTGGAGGGCGGGGGCGCCGAGGGCGTCGAGGTCGGCCCGGCGCGCCACCACCTGCTCTCGGCCCGTGCCCACAATGTCGCCGTTCCGGACGGGCGCGAGACGGTGGCCGGGTCGGGTCTGCTGACGGCGCATGTCGCGCTCGATGGGGCCGAGGCGCTGCGGCTCGCCACCACGGTGCACGGGCCCGACTATGCCCATGCCCGCCTCTTCCTCGTGCTCGACGACCTGAGCGGGATGGCGGTGGTCGACCGCTTCGCCCGGCCCGGCCGGGCCCTCTCGTTCGAGGGGCGGCTGCATCTTGCCCCCGATACGCTCGTCGCCCTCGCGAGCCCTCGCCGGGCGCTGGCGCAAGGGGAGGGGCGGCGCCTGGACGTCTTCGCCGTGCCGCTGAAGGGCCAGCCCGCGGGCTTGGAGGCCGCCATTGGCCGCAACGACCGGCCGGGCGCGATGCAGGGCTTTTGCGCGACGGGAACGGGCGGCCTGAGGCCTGTGCCGGTGCTGCGCTACGCCTTTACCGGCCGCGACACCGTTTGCGGCGGTGTCGTCCTCGCCGGGGATGCCGCGGCGGAGCAGAGGCTCGTGCGGCTGCTCGCCGAGGATGCGGTCAGGAGATTGGTGGAGGGGTGA